A genomic region of Novipirellula aureliae contains the following coding sequences:
- a CDS encoding response regulator transcription factor, which yields MSAIKVLIVEDYRPLAETLEYQLKRAGYEVYRSGDGRDALNQARLLLPDVVFLDVDLPVLSGVEVCKQLRADPTTQDTMVLMLSALGEESDQVVGFAVGADDYVVKPVESYKVLLQRLKALLRRREQTFEDSESVSRHGVTVDRRRYVVMVDTETLKVTKSEFRLLDTLIRQPGRAFGRNELVDAALGEDTMVLDRTIDVHVRALRKKMGAYADLVETVRGVGYRFRE from the coding sequence ATGTCCGCTATCAAGGTATTGATCGTCGAGGATTACCGACCCTTGGCGGAAACACTGGAGTATCAACTTAAACGAGCTGGCTATGAAGTATACCGTTCCGGTGATGGACGCGATGCATTGAACCAGGCTCGACTTCTACTTCCCGACGTTGTCTTTTTGGATGTCGATCTGCCAGTGCTCAGTGGAGTCGAGGTTTGTAAACAACTAAGGGCCGACCCGACGACTCAAGACACGATGGTTCTGATGCTCAGTGCTCTTGGGGAAGAATCGGACCAGGTCGTCGGGTTTGCGGTCGGGGCAGACGATTATGTGGTAAAACCGGTCGAGAGTTACAAGGTGCTTTTGCAAAGACTGAAAGCACTCCTCAGACGACGCGAGCAAACATTCGAAGATTCGGAGTCGGTGTCACGGCATGGAGTTACCGTTGATCGAAGACGATACGTTGTTATGGTGGATACGGAAACCTTGAAGGTGACAAAGAGCGAGTTTCGCTTGCTCGACACACTCATCCGCCAACCGGGCCGGGCGTTTGGCCGCAACGAGCTGGTCGATGCGGCGCTAGGCGAAGACACGATGGTCCTGGACCGGACCATCGATGTTCACGTTCGCGCATTACGGAAAAAAATGGGCGCCTACGCGGATCTCGTCGAAACGGTCCGTGGCGTCGGCTACCGCTTCCGCGAATAA
- a CDS encoding TraR/DksA family transcriptional regulator — MARKDAISKLKDTLVHRRNALRRALAGDLSLLQELHQQKTGDILDAAADTVQDELNSQILEVESRELAAIEEAIERAERGDYGICEDCGKPIPLTRLRAIPYATDCISCRRKSEMSNDQDGTVRWNRIFEDAEVDSV; from the coding sequence ATGGCACGAAAAGATGCGATTTCAAAACTGAAGGATACGCTTGTTCATCGCCGAAACGCATTGCGGCGTGCGTTGGCAGGCGATTTAAGTCTGCTGCAAGAGTTGCACCAGCAAAAGACGGGTGACATCCTCGACGCTGCTGCCGACACCGTCCAAGATGAACTCAACAGCCAAATTTTGGAGGTCGAAAGCCGAGAATTGGCGGCCATTGAAGAAGCGATCGAAAGAGCTGAGCGAGGTGACTACGGGATTTGTGAAGATTGCGGAAAGCCGATCCCGCTGACTCGTCTTCGCGCAATCCCCTACGCGACCGACTGCATCTCATGCCGCCGAAAATCGGAAATGTCGAACGATCAAGATGGAACCGTGCGGTGGAACCGTATCTTCGAAGACGCTGAAGTCGACTCGGTTTGA